CATGAATGGGGATATTGAAGTAGACGGGAGCATTCAGGAATTAATTGCCTCTGCTTACCGCCAAAAAGACAGTTTTTTGACACATAATTCATTTTTGAAACACTTGCCCAAAATATCACATTCCGAAAAAAGCAGTACAAAAGATATTCAAAGTCATTATGATATCGGCAATGATTTTTATAAACTATGGTTAGATGATACCATGACCTACTCTTGTGCGTACTTTGAACATGACGATGATACTTTAAAACAGGCACAACTCAATAAAGTGAGACATATTTTAAATAAGCTGGCAACCCAGCCTGGTAAAAGATTATTGGATGTTGGGAGTGGTTGGGGAACATTATTATTTATGGCCGCGGATGAGTTTGGGTTAGATGCAACGGGTATTACTTTAAGTCAAGAACAGTATGATTATACACAAGCGCAAATCAAGCAACGTCATTTGGAGGAAAAAGTGCATGTGCAGTTAAAGGACTATCGAGAAGTCACTGGCCAATTTGATTATGTCACCTCGGTAGGTATGTTTGAACATGTTGGTAAAGAAAATCTAGGGTTGTACTTTAATAAAATTCAAGCGTTCTTAGTTCCAGGAGGTCGAGCTTTAATTCATGGCATTACAGGTCAACATGAAGGTGCCGGCGTTGATCCATTTATTAACCAATATATTTTCCCAGGGGGCTATATCCCAAATGTTGCTGAGAATCTCAAACATATTATGGCTGCTAAGTTACAATTTTCAGACATTGAACCCTTGCGGCGCCATTACCAAAAGACGTTAGAAATCTGGTATCACAATTATCAGCAGGTCGAACAACAGGTCGTCAAGAATTATGGGGAACGATTTGACCGCATGTGGCAATTATATTTACAGGCATGTGCAGCTGCTTTTGAGGCCGGAAATATCGATGTTATTCAATATCTATTAGTGAAAGCGCCGAGTGGAACTGGCCTTCCGATGACTCGCCATTATATTTATGATTGATCTTGTCGGTTCTGCGGTAGTCGTATCGAAATATAGCTCCACAATAAACATGTAGTTTCATTGATCCCTCATAAAAACATGAGGGATTTTTTATTATGGATCTGGAATGATAGACAAGGGCAACCATTCCAGACTTGTTCAGTATTAGGCTGGAATCGATAGGCATAGAAAAGATTTCGGGCCTCTGTGCATCTTGGTGGCTATCATGTTGTCAGGGCGTTATAGTGACAATTGAGGAGGGGATCTTATGTTGAGCACCAAGAAGAATCATGTATTACGGTACTTATTTATTATAGTTGGTATGATGATCGCGTTTTTAGGTTGTGGCGTGATTCAAGTTTCAGCACATGGCTTTGTGACGAACCCGGGTGGCAGAGCTTATCTGGGGAGTACTTGGTATCCAGGTGGGCCTTTGAATACCAATATTGGTTCGGTTATGTATGAACCACAGAGTATTGAAGCGCCCCAAAATACATTTATTGATGGCAAAATTGCCAGTGCCGGTATTGCTAACTTTGCACCACTGGACGAGCAAAATGCCAAACGGTGGTATAAGACACCTGTGAAGGCCGGCAATCTTAGTGTGACTTGGCAGTTAACTGCTCGTCATAAAACTAGTACTTGGGATTACTATATTACCAAGCCTGGCTGGAATCCAAACGCACCACTTAAGTTTAGTGATTTCAAGAAGATAGCTAGTTATAATGACAATGGTGCCATCCCTAGTGAATTTGTAACCCATCAAGTCAATATTTCTGCTAATGAAAAAGGCTATCAAGTGTTACTCAGTGTTTGGAATATAGCGGATACTGGTAATGCGTTCTATCAAGTCTCAGATATTGACGTACAGTAATTAGATGAGGCCTAAATTTACTTTGAGGTGATTTTAGACTATAAAAGTTGTCTTTGAGATATCGTAAAGGTCTTACTGGCGTTTATTGGCTAGTAAGACCTTTTTAAATGTGCTTTAAGGATTCATAGAAGCGAATGGCGATGACCGGTCTTTACTGATTAGTGAAGAACAGGTTGCTATTGTAAATTAGTGGTAATAATTAAGCGGATGCCGGGAATCAGATTTGCGATTACAGCTTGGCAGCTGGCATTTTAGCATTAAGGAGTACGCGCAGGAGCATCCCCTCAATGCAAGTTAGTTGAACCAAGGTGGCTCAAATTTGTGATTCAATAGGTGACTGTCAGTTGCGCTCATGTGACTACAGTACCAAGTCGTTAGTGATCCATCCGGGTAATTTCAGGCTCAGTTATTAGATACTCGTTGATATGAGCGAGAAAGTTCTGGAAGTGCGGTGTTTTATTATGGAAATCCACGGCGGCTTGGTCTTGCCAGTGCTCAATAATCTCGTAGTCATGGTCATGACCTAGTTGTTTGAAGTGGCCGTAGAAACCGTTGCCGGGTTCTTGTGATGAATTGACCACTAGCTCATGAATAAAGGCTTCATACTGAGTGGTTAACTCAGGCTTGACGTGTAGTGCGACATTAATGACTTTCATTGAATACTCCCCCTGTTGTTCGTGCTTGCGGACTGATAACCTACTCGGTGATGCCGATAAAGCCGCCAAAGCATTGAAGCGACTAGTCGTCACCATCTTACTGTAATAATCTTACAAAAAGAATATTCTGATTATATCGTACGAGACCAGGATTTTACAATGAAAACAGGTATCAATTATGCAACTGCATCTGATTAATTACTCATTTATCAAGGCCGATTGATGCGGGCGAAAATTTAAACGAATTAGGCGGTATATCGGGGTATCAGTGACCTGTACGATTATCATTTTTTAGTAATAATAACCAGCAGATGTATATTTATGGATTTGTCATTCAAGACGCGGTATATTAACAATGTTAAATACTAATTCCTAGGGGGTGGACAATAATGAGTAAAGTTTATACGGATGTGTTCAACATCAAGCATACGGATTGTACGGTAGTCGATACCATCAACGAATTTAGTCGAATTTTTATTATCCAGGATAAACACGGCTCACGGTTTACGTGTCTCAAAGATGATGCCCGCCCAGCTAAAAAGGGTAGTGGCCATTGGACGAGTGCCAGTCCGGAAGATGCGCCACAAGATTACGCTGTGCCGTATCGTTCAAGAAAACGGCAACGTAGAACGCTTTAAATAGTTGATTGGTAATCAGTGCCGATACACGGGGCCCTGGCGGTGACAACACCAGTTAAGCCGCGTTAAAACTTTAATACAATAAGATAACGGTCCCATCAGTAACAATGACTGATGGGACCGTTATTTGATTTGCGATTATATTTAATTTAATAATGCGACGCCTAATGTCAAATAAGTTGCAAAACAGATCCAGACCAAGTAGGGGACCATCAAAATTGCGGCTAGCCGACTACTGCGATAGAACTGTAATATGCAAAGTAAGACGACTAAATCAAGTACAATGATAATGACTAAGCCCCACCAATAAGCCGACTGGTTGAAAAAGATGATGCTCCAAATAAAGTTTAGTAACAGCTGGATACCAAACAGGGTGGCATCCATGAGGCGGTCACGGTGTGTCGTAGCCTGCTGGAAAACTAAGTAACCAGCAATCGCAATCAGCGCATATAGGATCGGCCAAACGATGCCAAAGAGGCCATCTGGTGGTGATAGTACTGGCAAGTTGAGCCCATTGTAAACGGCCTTAATGTCTCCCGCGAGCCATGCCGACAGACCACCGATTGCTTCGACGACCACAATGAAAATGAGCAGATGAAGCCAATTGAATTTAGGGCGTTCTTTGATCATTGATTTTTCCTTCCTTCTATTAGTCGTCTAATCAGGGTCGTCAATTGTGTTAATGACTGTCACGTTGACTTCCGCTTTTTGTACGACGTACGCGGTTGTTGAGCCTAGCAAAATTCGAGAAACCGCGTTGGTGCCGGATTTGCCCATGACGATTAGATCAATTGCATATTTTTGGGGAATATCAGTTGCAATGCTAGCTTTTGGTGAACTATTAACTTGAATTGGTAGGGATTCGACTTGTGCTGCCGAAGCCATTTGCTGACCACGATCCAGAATGTCCTGACTATTATCTTTTGCGACTTTTAGAAGGTTTGTATATAGCGTTCCCCCGTAAGCTGCAGGACTATACGCATTCAGGCGTGTAATATCAATAACATTGACCAGAAATAATTTAGATTTAAACGTCTGGGCTAGTTTGACCGCGTGTTTTAAAGCCATGTAGGCATTATCAGAGCCATCAAGCGGGACTAGAATATTTTGATACATCCTCAGGACCTCCTAAATGAAATGATGTTATTTATTATATTAATGATAACATTCACATAATTAGTGCGTCTATTAATATGATTAACTGCCAGCGCTCAGTCACAAAAGGCGCAACCATTATGGGCCGCTTAGCCAATAAAAGTTGCGCCTAGTTAAATTATTGCCAACGATTTGAGCGTGACGGCAACACCATTAAGATGAAGAACCAAATGGTCCCAATTATTGGAACTAAGTCAATTAAAATCCACCATGCAGTGTGATCACTGTCATGCAATCGCCGAAACTTCAACGAGAGTGTTCCTAACCAAACGATTAATGCGATGAGTTTACTCATCGTATTAACACTCAGATCGCTCCAATTGTAAATATCCTCGATGGGGTGTCCCATAATCATCTGAATAATTGCAATGATAATACCACCAAGAATGTAGTTAATGATAACGGGCCACCAGTACTCAGAGCGTGTTGCTGTACCCGAAAAGTTTAAAAGATTGTCCCAAAATTTGCGATAAGCAGATGCCATCGTAATCCCCCCAATAAAGTTATGATGTGAACATTATTATTTTTTCCCTGTGTTAATTGGGATTAATTAATAACTATGTTTAACTATAATCAAAAAGTTAATAGTACGCAATCAATATGTTGATTATATTAATAAAAAATACGTCGTTATTCGATGACTGCTGGTACGATCAATTCGAAGCGGTCCGTCAAATAGGTCAATTCAATTGGTAGTTTAACCGCTGGGTCGCCGTCAATACGTGTCGTCACGGCTTGACCAGTTGCACTCGTAATTCGTGCACTGGTTGCCGTTAGCTGTGTAATGGCCTTGGAGTTTTGCAAGTTCCCCGTTAGTGCGAACCAAAAATATGGAATTACTTGCCGCCAGCCAATGTTGTTAAGTAGACTAATATGCATTTTTCCTGGAGCAGACGCGCTATAGACGTGTCCACCGACTGATTTGGTCGTTGTAATCAAACAGAACCATGTTTTTAAGGTGTGGCTTCCTTCGTGTTTGAATTGATATCGAATTGGCAGTGACTTATTGTGACCAATATGGCGAATAGCACGGTAAAGATAGCTTAATTTACCGAATCGCTGCTTCTCAGATTGTCGAACTTCATTGGAAATGTCAGCCAAATTACCGAATGTCAGTGAACTCACGACTGCCCGGCGTTGATTACAAACTAGCATGCCGACTGCTTGGGTCGCCGGCTGAGTACAAATTAGTTCGATGGCCGCTTGGGGGTCAGTTGGTAACTGGTAGCGGGTGGCAAAATTATTAACCGTTCCCATGGGAATAACGCCGATACGAATATGTGCTTCAGCTTGGATTAGGGCTGTCATTGCAACGTTCAGTGTGCCATCTCCACCAATAACAATTAGTGCTGACAGTTGAGGAAGCGTTTGCTTAATTAACGCAATTGCCCGGGGGATTCCTGGTGTTGTCAGTAATTGAGACTCAATGCCGTGGTTCGATAGCGCTTGCGCGGTTTGATGGGCGACGGTTGCCGCTTGCCCATTACCCGCTTGTCCGTTATAGAAAATGCCGTAAGTTGTTGCCATGACAATCACCTCTTGATTAAAAAATTAAGTTTATTCATCGCTTATTTAGTAAGCTTTTGATAGTCTCAGTATAGCTTGAACACTAGTTTGACTGGAAATGATATGCATCATTACTGAATTAGTCGGGTCAATGAGCATTTTGATTGCTCAATATAAATATTATAGTTATGATAATTTTAATCACACAATATCGGGATGGAGCGTGTTCACAATGGGATGGATAGGTGTTGCGATATTAGGACTAACAATAGGTATCGTTGCAAATGCGGTAGGCGCACATGGTCGGCGTCAAACGACAATTAATTTAATCGCAGGCTTATTCGGTGCACTTGGTGGCCAGCTGTCTTTTGGATGGTTCGGGCCAACAGTTGCTGGAATGACGT
This Lactiplantibacillus plantarum DNA region includes the following protein-coding sequences:
- a CDS encoding diacylglycerol/lipid kinase family protein, yielding MATTYGIFYNGQAGNGQAATVAHQTAQALSNHGIESQLLTTPGIPRAIALIKQTLPQLSALIVIGGDGTLNVAMTALIQAEAHIRIGVIPMGTVNNFATRYQLPTDPQAAIELICTQPATQAVGMLVCNQRRAVVSSLTFGNLADISNEVRQSEKQRFGKLSYLYRAIRHIGHNKSLPIRYQFKHEGSHTLKTWFCLITTTKSVGGHVYSASAPGKMHISLLNNIGWRQVIPYFWFALTGNLQNSKAITQLTATSARITSATGQAVTTRIDGDPAVKLPIELTYLTDRFELIVPAVIE
- a CDS encoding DUF805 domain-containing protein, with amino-acid sequence MASAYRKFWDNLLNFSGTATRSEYWWPVIINYILGGIIIAIIQMIMGHPIEDIYNWSDLSVNTMSKLIALIVWLGTLSLKFRRLHDSDHTAWWILIDLVPIIGTIWFFILMVLPSRSNRWQ
- a CDS encoding universal stress protein, with the translated sequence MYQNILVPLDGSDNAYMALKHAVKLAQTFKSKLFLVNVIDITRLNAYSPAAYGGTLYTNLLKVAKDNSQDILDRGQQMASAAQVESLPIQVNSSPKASIATDIPQKYAIDLIVMGKSGTNAVSRILLGSTTAYVVQKAEVNVTVINTIDDPD
- a CDS encoding TspO/MBR family protein — translated: MIKERPKFNWLHLLIFIVVVEAIGGLSAWLAGDIKAVYNGLNLPVLSPPDGLFGIVWPILYALIAIAGYLVFQQATTHRDRLMDATLFGIQLLLNFIWSIIFFNQSAYWWGLVIIIVLDLVVLLCILQFYRSSRLAAILMVPYLVWICFATYLTLGVALLN
- a CDS encoding lytic polysaccharide monooxygenase; this encodes MLSTKKNHVLRYLFIIVGMMIAFLGCGVIQVSAHGFVTNPGGRAYLGSTWYPGGPLNTNIGSVMYEPQSIEAPQNTFIDGKIASAGIANFAPLDEQNAKRWYKTPVKAGNLSVTWQLTARHKTSTWDYYITKPGWNPNAPLKFSDFKKIASYNDNGAIPSEFVTHQVNISANEKGYQVLLSVWNIADTGNAFYQVSDIDVQ
- a CDS encoding putative quinol monooxygenase, with protein sequence MKVINVALHVKPELTTQYEAFIHELVVNSSQEPGNGFYGHFKQLGHDHDYEIIEHWQDQAAVDFHNKTPHFQNFLAHINEYLITEPEITRMDH
- a CDS encoding SAM-dependent methyltransferase, with translation MLDKIIYKNLFSKAFDITIEVTYWDGQIERYGTGMPAVKVRLNKEIPIKLLTNQPTLVLGEAYMNGDIEVDGSIQELIASAYRQKDSFLTHNSFLKHLPKISHSEKSSTKDIQSHYDIGNDFYKLWLDDTMTYSCAYFEHDDDTLKQAQLNKVRHILNKLATQPGKRLLDVGSGWGTLLFMAADEFGLDATGITLSQEQYDYTQAQIKQRHLEEKVHVQLKDYREVTGQFDYVTSVGMFEHVGKENLGLYFNKIQAFLVPGGRALIHGITGQHEGAGVDPFINQYIFPGGYIPNVAENLKHIMAAKLQFSDIEPLRRHYQKTLEIWYHNYQQVEQQVVKNYGERFDRMWQLYLQACAAAFEAGNIDVIQYLLVKAPSGTGLPMTRHYIYD